A stretch of the Glycine soja cultivar W05 chromosome 13, ASM419377v2, whole genome shotgun sequence genome encodes the following:
- the LOC114382301 gene encoding ABC transporter B family member 1-like codes for MAQNSEEIKTVEQWRWSEMQGLELMSSSAPVSNSHESNPTLEEERVMEEASSVEKKEGVPNGTRDGGGEKKKGETVASVGFGELFRFADGLDYILMAIGTVGAFVHGCSLPLFLRFFADLVNSFGSNANDLDKMTQEVVKYAFYFLVVGAAIWASSWAEISCWMWTGERQSTRMRIRYLEAALDQDIQFFDTEVRTSDVVFAINTDAVMVQDAISEKLGNFIHYMATFVSGFVVGFTAVWQLALVTLAVVPIIAVIGGIHTTTLAKLSSKSQEALSQAGNIVEQTVVQIRVVLAFVGETRALQGYSSALRIAQKIGYRIGFAKGMGLGATYFVVFCCYALLLWYGGYLVRHHYTNGGLAITTMFSVMIGGLALGQSAPSMAAFTKARVAAAKIFRVIDHKPGIDIKSESGLELESVTGLVELRNVDFSYPSRPEFMILHNFSLNVPAGKTIALVGSSGSGKSTVVSLIERFYDPSSGQVLLDGHDVKSLKLRWLRQQIGLVSQEPALFATTIRENILLGRPDANQVEIEEAARVANAHSFIIKLPEGYETQVGERGLQLSGGQKQRIAIARAMLKNPAILLLDEATSALDSESEKLVQDALDRFMIGRTTLVIAHQLSTIRKADLVAVLQQGSVTEIGTHDELFAKGENGVYAKLIRMQEMAHETSMNNARKSSARPSSARNSVSSPIIARNSSYGRSPYPRRLSDFSTSDFSLSLDASHPNHRLEKLAFKDQASSFWRLAKMNSPEWLYALIGSVGSVVCGSLSAFFAYVLSAVLSVYYNPNHRHMIQEIEKYCYLLIGLSSAALLFNTLQHSFWDIVGENLTKRVREKMLTAVLKNEMAWFDQEENESARIAARLSLDANNVRSAIGDRISVIVQNTALMLVACTAGFVLQWRLALVLVAVFPVVVAATVLQKMFMTGFSGDLEAAHAKATQLAGEAIANVRTVAAFNSEKKIVGLFTSNLETPLRRCFWKGQISGSGYGIAQFALYASYALGLWYASWLVKHGISDFSNTIRVFMVLMVSANGAAETLTLAPDFIKGGHAMRSAFDLLDRRTEIEPDDPDATPVPDSLRGEVELKHVDFSYPTRPDMSVFRNLSLRARAGKTLALVGPSGCGKSSVIALIQRFYDPTSGQVMIDGKDIRKYNLKSLRRHIAVVPQEPCLFATTIYENIAYGHDSASDAEIIEAATLANAHKFISSLPDGYKTFVGERGVQLSGGQKQRIAIARAFVRKAELMLLDEATSALDAESERSVQEALERACSGKTTIIVAHRLSTIRNANLIAVIDDGKVAEQGSHSQLLKNHPDGIYARMIQLQKFTNNQVIGMASGSSSSARAQDDEREG; via the exons ATGGCACAGAATTCCGAGGAGATAAAGACAGTTGAGCAGTGGAGATGGTCTGAAATGCAAGGCCTTGAGCTTATGTCTTCTTCTGCTCCTGTTTCTAACTCACATGAATCCAACCCAACATTGGAAGAAGAAAGGGTAATGGAGGAGGCTTCTTCggtggaaaagaaagagggtgtTCCTAATGGTACTCGTGATGGTGGTggggagaagaagaagggcGAGACTGTTGCTTCTGTTGGGTTTGGTGAGCTTTTCAGATTTGCCGATGGGTTGGATTACATTCTAATGGCAATTGGAACTGTTGGAGCATTTGTACATGGCTGTTCGTTGCCACTTTTTCTTCGGTTCTTTGCTGATCTTGTGAATTCCTTTGGTTCCAATGCGAATGACTTGGACAAGATGACTCAGGAAGTGGTGAAG TATGCGTTTTATTTCTTGGTGGTGGGGGCTGCTATATGGGCATCCTCGTGGGCAG AGATTTCGTGCTGGATGTGGACAGGTGAACGGCAATCAACGAGGATGAGGATCAGGTATCTTGAGGCAGCGTTGGACCAGGACATTCAATTCTTTGACACCGAGGTTAGGACATCTGATGTTGTTTTTGCCATCAACACTGATGCTGTTATGGTACAAGATGCcattagcgagaag TTGGGTAATTTCATTCACTACATGGCTACATTTGTTTCTGGATTTGTTGTGGGTTTCACTGCGGTTTGGCAATTGGCACTGGTTACCCTAGCTGTGGTCCCTATAATAGCAGTGATCGGAGGCATTCACACCACCACCTTGGCCAAACTATCTAGTAAAAGCCAGGAAGCTCTTTCTCAAGCTGGTAACATTGTGGAACAG ACTGTTGTTCAAATTCGAGTGGTGTTGGCGTTTGTTGGGGAGACTAGAGCACTACAGGGCTATTCATCTGCGTTGAGAATTGCACAGAAGATTGGGTACAGGATTGGATTTGCAAAGGGAATGGGATTGGGGGCCACTTACTTTGTTGTTTTCTGTTGCTATGCTCTTCTGCTTTGGTATGGAGGCTACTTGGTTAGGCACCACTACACCAATGGAGGACTTGCCATTACCACCATGTTTTCTGTTATGATTGGTGGATT GGCTTTAGGCCAGTCTGCACCCAGCATGGCTGCATTTACAAAGGCAAGAGTTGCTGCTGCAAAGATTTTTCGTGTGATTGATCACAAGCCGGGTATAGACATAAAGAGTGAATCAGGTTTGGAGTTAGAGAGTGTTACAGGACTAGTAGAGCTGAGAAATGTGGACTTTTCCTACCCCTCAAGGCCAGAGTTTATGATCCTTCACAATTTCTCCTTGAATGTGCCTGCTGGCAAGACCATTGCTTTGGTTGGAAGCAGTGGATCAGGTAAAAGCACAGTTGTGTCCCTCATTGAGAGATTCTATGATCCTTCTTCAG GACAAGTATTGCTAGATGGTCATGATGTTAAGTCATTGAAGCTTAGATGGTTGAGACAGCAAATAGGATTAGTGAGTCAAGAGCCTGCTTTATTTGCTACCACAATTCGAGAAAACATACTCTTGGGTAGGCCTGATGCAAACCAGGTTGAGATTGAAGAAGCTGCAAGAGTGGCTAATGCTCATTCCTTCATCATCAAACTTCCCGAAGGTTATGAAACTCAG GTGGGGGAGAGAGGGCTGCAACTTTCAGGAGGACAAAAGCAGAGAATAGCAATTGCAAGAGCAATGCTGAAAAACCCTGCAATTCTTCTCCTAGACGAGGCAACAAGTGCATTGGACTCAGAATCAGAAAAGCTGGTTCAGGATGCCCTTGATCGGTTCATGATTGGTAGAACAACTCTTGTAATTGCTCATCAACTCTCCACAATTCGCAAAGCTGACCTTGTGGCTGTGCTTCAGCAAGGAAGTGTTACTGAAATTGGAACTCATGATGAGCTCTTTGCCAAAGGTGAAAATGGAGTCTATGCCAAGCTTATCCGGATGCAGGAGATGGCACATGAAACTTCTATGAATAATGCCAGAAAGAGTAGTGCAAG GCCTTCAAGTGCCAGAAACTCTGTAAGCTCACCTATAATTGCACGGAATTCTTCTTATGGTCGATCACCGTACCCACGCAGATTATCTGACTTCTCTACATCTGATTTTAGCTTGTCTCTTGATGCATCTCATCCAAATCACAGGCTTGAAAAGCTTGCCTTCAAAGATCAAGCTAGTTCCTTCTGGCGACTTGCAAAAATGAACTCTCCTGAATGGCTTTATGCCTTAATTGGTTCTGTAGGATCTGTTGTTTGTGGATCCCTTAGTGCATTTTTTGCTTATGTCCTTAGTGCTGTCCTCAGTGTCTATTACAATCCAAATCACAGACACATGATCCAAGAAATTGAAAAGTACTGCTACTTGTTGATTGGACTATCATCAGCTGCACTCCTCTTCAACACATTGCAGCACTCCTTCTGGGATATTGTTGGTGAAAATCTTACAAAACGAGTAAGGGAGAAAATGCTGACTGCTGTGCTTAAAAATGAAATGGCATGGTTTGATCAGGAGGAAAATGAGAGTGCTAGGATTGCAGCAAGGCTATCTCTTGATGCCAACAATGTCAGATCAGCCATTGGAGACAGGATTTCAGTAATTGTGCAGAACACTGCACTTATGCTAGTTGCCTGCACTGCAGGGTTTGTATTGCAATGGCGGCTTGCGCTTGTACTAGTAGCTGTCTTCCCTGTTGTTGTTGCAGCCACAGTTTTGCAG AAAATGTTCATGACTGGTTTCTCTGGTGACCTGGAAGCTGCTCATGCCAAGGCCACGCAACTAGCAGGAGAGGCTATAGCCAATGTAAGGACAGTTGCTGCTTTCAATtcagaaaagaaaattgttggCCTTTTCACTTCCAACCTTGAAACTCCACTGCGGCGCTGCTTTTGGAAGGGACAAATTTCTGGAAGTGGATATGGGATAGCTCAATTTGCACTCTATGCTTCCTATGCACTTGGTCTTTGGTATGCTTCTTGGCTTGTGAAGCATGGTATATCTGATTTCTCTAACACAATCCGAGTTTTTATGGTACTCATGGTCTCAGCTAATGGTGCTGCTGAAACTTTAACCCTGGCTCCTGACTTCATCAAGGGTGGTCACGCCATGAGATCAGCCTTTGATCTCCTTGACCGAAGAACTGAGATTGAACCAGATGATCCAGATGCTACCCCTGTCCCTGATAGCCTTCGTGGTGAAGTAGAACTTAAGCATGTTGATTTCTCTTATCCAACTAGACCAGATATGTCAGTTTTTCGCAACCTTAGTCTTCGTGCTAGGGCAGGTAAAACTCTTGCTCTAGTAGGGCCTAGTGGCTGTGGTAAGAGCTCAGTCATTGCACTTATACAAAGGTTCTATGATCCAACATCTGGCCAGGTCATGATTGATGGAAAGGACATAAGGAAATACAATCTCAAGTCTCTTAGAAGGCACATTGCTGTGGTACCTCAGGAGCCATGCCTATTTGCTACTACTATTTATGAGAACATCGCTTATGGACATGACTCAGCTTCTGACGCTGAGATCATAGAGGCTGCAACTCTTGCCAATGCACACAAGTTCATATCTTCTCTGCCTGATGGATACAAGACATTTGTTGGTGAGAGGGGAGTTCAACTATCAGGAGGACAAAAGCAAAGAATAGCAATTGCTAGAGCTTTTGTGAGAAAAGCAGAACTTATGCTTCTTGATGAGGCAACAAGTGCACTTGATGCTGAATCTGAGAGGTCTGTTCAGGAGGCATTAGAACGCGCCTGCTCGGGAAAAACTACTATCATTGTTGCACACAGGCTATCCACTATTAGAAATGCTAATCTCATTGCAGTGATTGATGATGGGAAAGTGGCAGAGCAAGGCTCCCATTCACAGTTGTTAAAAAATCACCCTGATGGGATCTATGCACGCATGATTCAATTACAAAAGTTCACAAATAACCAAGTCATTGGGATGGCCTCAGGTTCAAGTTCTTCTGCAAGGGCACAAGATGATGAAAGAGAAGGCTAA